From Granulicella sp. WH15, the proteins below share one genomic window:
- the rplX gene encoding 50S ribosomal protein L24, which produces MPVRVQPKQRVKLKIKKNDQVVVIAGKDAGKKGRVLRVLAEKNRLLVEGVMMMKKHVKADPSKRTQGGVIEQESTIHISNVMLVDSEGNKTRVGSRVEGDTRVRFAKTNGAVLPTKKR; this is translated from the coding sequence ATGCCAGTTCGTGTACAGCCCAAGCAGCGCGTCAAACTCAAGATCAAGAAGAACGACCAGGTCGTCGTCATTGCCGGTAAGGATGCAGGCAAGAAGGGCCGCGTGCTGCGCGTGCTCGCCGAGAAGAACCGCCTGCTTGTCGAGGGCGTGATGATGATGAAGAAGCACGTGAAGGCCGATCCCTCCAAGCGCACGCAGGGCGGCGTCATCGAGCAGGAGTCGACCATCCACATCTCGAATGTCATGCTGGTGGACTCCGAGGGCAACAAGACCCGGGTTGGATCGCGCGTCGAAGGCGACACGCGGGTACGCTTCGCCAAGACCAATGGCGCGGTTCTGCCCACCAAGAAGCGTTAA
- the rplP gene encoding 50S ribosomal protein L16, with protein sequence MLMPKKVKFRKQQRGRMCGKAWRGSDLSFGDFGLKVMECGYITDRQIEASRIAMTRFIKRGGKVWLRLFPDKPITKKPAETRMGKGKGAPDHWVCVVRPGRILFEMEGVTPELAKEAMRLAAHKLPLKTSFVQRHDVKATVAAK encoded by the coding sequence ATGTTGATGCCAAAGAAGGTCAAGTTCCGCAAGCAGCAGCGCGGCCGCATGTGCGGCAAGGCGTGGCGCGGCTCGGATCTATCGTTCGGCGATTTCGGTCTGAAGGTCATGGAGTGCGGTTACATCACCGACCGCCAGATCGAGGCCAGCCGTATCGCCATGACGCGCTTCATCAAGCGCGGCGGCAAGGTCTGGCTGCGTCTGTTCCCGGACAAGCCGATCACCAAGAAGCCTGCCGAAACCCGTATGGGTAAGGGTAAGGGCGCTCCGGATCACTGGGTCTGCGTCGTTCGCCCTGGCCGTATTCTCTTCGAGATGGAAGGCGTTACGCCTGAGCTCGCGAAGGAAGCGATGCGCTTGGCTGCTCACAAGCTGCCGCTGAAGACGAGCTTCGTCCAGCGTCATGATGTGAAGGCCACTGTCGCCGCGAAGTAG
- the rpmC gene encoding 50S ribosomal protein L29 translates to MELEKIRNLSDEELKTTENSAAEQLFRLRFQKSLGNQEGIKKLRVLKLDIARAKTVARERTIEAEKKANPIVKNAAPAKSTRTERKKAKA, encoded by the coding sequence ATGGAACTCGAAAAGATCCGCAACCTCAGTGACGAAGAGCTGAAGACGACCGAGAACTCGGCCGCCGAGCAGCTCTTCCGCCTGCGTTTCCAGAAGAGCCTTGGAAACCAGGAAGGCATCAAGAAGCTCCGCGTGTTGAAGCTCGATATCGCCCGCGCCAAGACGGTCGCCCGCGAGCGCACGATTGAGGCCGAGAAGAAGGCTAATCCGATCGTCAAGAACGCCGCCCCGGCGAAGAGCACACGCACCGAGCGTAAGAAAGCGAAGGCTTAA
- the rplB gene encoding 50S ribosomal protein L2, producing the protein MPIKSFRPITPTLRFQTKLVNDDITTNEPYKPLLSVKQRTGGRNSSGKMTIRHQGGGHKQKLRLIDFKRDKFGIPATVATIEYDPNRSSRIALVHYADGEKRYIIQPIGLKVGQKIMSGPDADILVGNALPLKFIPTGTIVHNIELRPGKGAQMARSAGAQVNLIAKEGEYALLKLPSGETRRVQVECMATIGQVGNTDHENVTIGKAGRNRWKGIRPANRGVSMNPVDHPHGGGEGKTSGGRHPVTPWGQPTRGYKTRNNKRTDVFIVNRRSK; encoded by the coding sequence ATGCCGATTAAATCATTCCGCCCGATTACACCGACGCTCCGCTTCCAGACGAAGCTCGTCAACGACGACATTACGACGAACGAGCCTTACAAGCCGCTTCTCTCTGTGAAGCAGCGCACGGGCGGACGTAACAGCTCGGGTAAGATGACCATTCGCCACCAGGGCGGCGGTCACAAGCAGAAGCTGCGCTTGATCGACTTCAAGCGCGACAAGTTCGGGATTCCCGCGACCGTCGCGACGATCGAGTACGATCCGAACCGTAGCTCGCGCATTGCGCTCGTCCACTATGCGGACGGCGAGAAGCGCTACATCATCCAGCCGATCGGCCTGAAGGTCGGGCAGAAGATCATGTCGGGCCCGGATGCGGATATTCTCGTCGGCAACGCTCTGCCGCTCAAGTTCATCCCCACCGGTACGATCGTGCACAACATCGAGCTGCGTCCGGGCAAGGGCGCGCAGATGGCCCGCTCGGCCGGCGCGCAGGTCAACCTGATCGCCAAGGAAGGCGAGTACGCGCTGCTGAAGCTGCCTTCGGGTGAGACCCGTCGGGTCCAGGTCGAGTGCATGGCGACCATCGGCCAGGTGGGCAACACCGATCACGAGAATGTGACGATCGGTAAGGCAGGCCGCAACCGCTGGAAGGGAATCCGTCCTGCCAACCGTGGAGTCTCGATGAACCCTGTCGATCACCCGCACGGTGGAGGAGAAGGTAAGACCTCGGGCGGACGTCACCCGGTGACGCCGTGGGGTCAGCCGACTCGTGGATACAAGACTCGCAACAACAAGCGGACGGACGTATTTATCGTCAACCGCCGGAGCAAGTAA
- the rpsQ gene encoding 30S ribosomal protein S17, which yields MAETTITTAEVTATTPAETTATTRRNEKVGIVVSTKMQKTIVVEIEMRKAHPKYKRVMKSNKKFYAHDEQNSARVGDVVRIREARPLSKLKRWSLEEIVRRSSLSEPVTTKTVTK from the coding sequence ATGGCAGAGACAACGATTACCACCGCTGAAGTAACGGCGACCACTCCTGCCGAGACCACGGCCACCACGCGTCGCAACGAGAAGGTCGGCATCGTGGTTTCGACCAAGATGCAGAAGACCATCGTCGTCGAGATCGAGATGCGCAAGGCGCACCCGAAGTACAAGCGCGTCATGAAGTCGAACAAGAAGTTCTACGCGCACGACGAGCAGAACTCGGCCCGCGTAGGCGATGTGGTTCGCATCCGCGAGGCACGTCCCCTGTCGAAGCTGAAGCGCTGGTCGCTTGAAGAGATCGTTCGCCGCTCCTCGCTGTCGGAGCCGGTTACGACCAAGACCGTGACCAAGTAA
- the rplE gene encoding 50S ribosomal protein L5, whose product MAARFRAKYDNEIKESLKKELGITNVMAIPKLEKIVINMGLGEATQNVKIMDPLVADLAAIAGQKPVTTKAKKSIAQFKVREGMPIGAMVTLRGDNMYEFLDRLISIALPRVRDFRGVSSKSFDGRGNYTLGLRDQLIFAEIDYAKVDKIKGMNVTIVTTATDDNGARSLLKAFGMPFRVGA is encoded by the coding sequence ATGGCAGCACGTTTCCGCGCGAAGTACGATAACGAGATCAAGGAGTCCCTGAAGAAGGAACTCGGAATCACCAACGTGATGGCGATTCCCAAGCTTGAGAAGATTGTGATCAACATGGGTCTGGGCGAAGCGACCCAGAACGTCAAGATCATGGACCCGCTGGTGGCTGACCTTGCCGCCATCGCCGGCCAGAAGCCGGTTACCACAAAGGCCAAGAAGTCCATCGCGCAGTTCAAGGTGCGTGAGGGAATGCCGATCGGCGCGATGGTTACCCTGCGCGGCGATAACATGTACGAGTTTCTGGATCGTCTGATCTCGATTGCTCTGCCCCGCGTTCGTGACTTCCGCGGCGTCTCGTCGAAGAGCTTCGACGGCCGCGGTAACTACACGCTGGGTCTGCGCGATCAGCTGATCTTCGCTGAAATCGACTATGCGAAGGTCGACAAGATCAAGGGCATGAACGTCACGATTGTGACGACGGCCACGGACGACAACGGTGCACGCTCGCTGCTGAAGGCGTTTGGAATGCCCTTCCGCGTAGGCGCCTAA
- a CDS encoding type Z 30S ribosomal protein S14, producing MATTAKRVKDAKKPKFKSRQHNRCQLCGRPRAFLRKFGVCRLCFRSLALKGEIPGVVKSSW from the coding sequence ATGGCAACAACCGCAAAGCGCGTAAAAGACGCAAAGAAGCCGAAGTTCAAATCCCGCCAGCACAACCGCTGCCAGCTCTGCGGACGTCCTCGCGCGTTCCTCCGCAAGTTCGGCGTATGCCGTCTTTGCTTCCGTAGCCTCGCCCTCAAGGGTGAGATTCCGGGTGTCGTGAAGTCCAGCTGGTAA
- a CDS encoding 50S ribosomal protein L23, which produces MPTLYTVIRRPLITEKGMTIKETENTLVFEVAEKATKTEVKQAVETLFKVKVEGVRTAIVEGKERRRGKFAGYRPDWKKAYVRLKAGEKMPEYLNSI; this is translated from the coding sequence ATGCCTACCCTTTATACCGTTATCCGCCGGCCTCTCATCACCGAGAAGGGCATGACCATCAAGGAGACCGAGAACACCTTGGTCTTCGAGGTCGCCGAGAAGGCCACCAAGACTGAAGTGAAGCAGGCCGTCGAGACCCTGTTCAAGGTCAAGGTCGAGGGTGTTCGCACCGCGATCGTCGAAGGCAAGGAGCGCCGCCGCGGCAAGTTCGCCGGCTACCGCCCCGACTGGAAGAAGGCCTATGTTCGCCTGAAGGCGGGCGAGAAGATGCCTGAGTACCTGAACAGCATCTAG
- the rpsC gene encoding 30S ribosomal protein S3: MGQKVHPYGFRLGINKPWKSRWFVERGYDKLLVEDVKLKAELREKLKAAGVSSVEVERPGNKLRLIIRTARPGIIIGRKGAEIDKLKADIQKRTAREVFIDILEVNKPELDAQLVAENIALQLEKRVSFRRAMRKSVDSALRFGCKGIKVRVSGRLNGNEIARSEWYLQGRLPLHTLRADIDYGFAEAHTTYGIIGVKTWVYRGDIYEQKKRRDQGSAVTTSGVFAS, translated from the coding sequence ATGGGACAGAAAGTCCATCCGTATGGGTTTCGCCTCGGCATCAACAAGCCGTGGAAGTCGCGTTGGTTCGTCGAGCGTGGCTATGACAAGTTGCTGGTCGAAGACGTAAAGCTGAAGGCTGAACTGCGCGAGAAGCTGAAGGCCGCGGGCGTAAGCTCGGTCGAGGTCGAGCGTCCGGGCAACAAGCTGCGTCTGATTATCCGCACCGCGCGTCCGGGCATCATCATCGGCCGCAAGGGCGCCGAGATCGACAAGCTCAAGGCCGATATCCAGAAGCGCACGGCGCGCGAGGTGTTTATCGACATCCTCGAGGTGAACAAGCCGGAGCTGGATGCTCAGCTCGTCGCCGAGAATATCGCGCTCCAGCTCGAGAAGCGCGTCAGCTTCCGCCGCGCGATGCGCAAGTCGGTTGACTCGGCTCTGCGTTTCGGTTGCAAGGGTATCAAGGTCCGCGTGTCGGGCCGTCTGAACGGTAACGAGATCGCCCGTTCGGAGTGGTATCTGCAGGGTCGTCTGCCGCTGCACACGCTGCGCGCCGATATCGACTACGGCTTCGCCGAGGCTCACACCACGTACGGCATCATCGGCGTGAAGACCTGGGTCTACCGCGGCGATATCTACGAGCAGAAGAAGCGTCGCGATCAGGGCAGCGCCGTTACCACTTCGGGCGTGTTTGCTTCCTAA
- the rpsH gene encoding 30S ribosomal protein S8, protein MNLTDPVADFLTRIRNSMRARHQKLDVPASKLKAEIARILKEEGYIANYKPTEEDGMKVIRVYLKYGPNNEAVIRDLKRISRPGCRVYLGKNEIRRVQGGLGISILTTPKGVMTGRQARREGVGGEILCEVW, encoded by the coding sequence ATGAATCTTACCGATCCCGTAGCAGATTTTTTGACCCGTATCCGCAACTCGATGCGTGCCCGCCACCAGAAGCTTGACGTACCCGCCTCGAAGCTGAAGGCCGAGATCGCCCGTATCCTCAAGGAAGAGGGCTACATCGCGAACTACAAGCCGACCGAAGAGGACGGCATGAAGGTCATTCGCGTGTACCTGAAGTACGGCCCGAACAATGAGGCTGTGATCCGCGACCTGAAGCGCATCTCGCGTCCCGGCTGCCGCGTGTACCTGGGCAAGAACGAGATTCGCCGCGTACAGGGCGGTCTCGGCATCTCGATCCTGACCACCCCCAAGGGTGTCATGACCGGTCGCCAGGCTCGCCGCGAAGGCGTTGGCGGCGAGATCCTCTGCGAAGTCTGGTAA
- the rplN gene encoding 50S ribosomal protein L14, with translation MSVQMRTMLEVADNSGARKLQVILPLGGGLGKKAGLGDVVTAAVKEASPDGTVKKGKVVKAVIVRTRKEYRRRDGTYIRFDQNAAVVINDGMEPVGTRVFGPVARELREKKFLKIVSLAPEVI, from the coding sequence ATGTCCGTACAAATGCGCACCATGCTTGAGGTTGCCGATAACTCCGGCGCACGCAAGCTGCAGGTAATCCTGCCGCTCGGCGGTGGTCTCGGCAAGAAGGCTGGCCTGGGCGACGTCGTTACCGCGGCCGTCAAGGAAGCGTCTCCCGATGGCACCGTCAAGAAGGGCAAGGTCGTCAAGGCCGTAATCGTCCGGACGCGCAAGGAGTATCGCCGCCGGGATGGCACGTACATCCGCTTCGACCAGAACGCCGCCGTCGTCATCAACGACGGTATGGAGCCGGTCGGAACGCGTGTGTTCGGGCCCGTCGCCCGTGAGCTCCGCGAGAAGAAGTTCCTGAAGATCGTCTCGCTCGCGCCCGAAGTCATCTAG
- the fusA gene encoding elongation factor G, translating to MARTIPLNRCRNIGIMAHIDAGKTTTTERILFYTGITHRIGEVHEGTATMDWMEQEQERGITITSAATTCTWKDIRINIIDTPGHVDFTAEVERSLRVLDGAVACFDAVAGVQPQSETVWRQADKYKVPRVCFINKMDKAGADAVYATSTIVDRLGARAVPINIQIGAEAKFAGVVDLVIMKAILWHDETMGAEYSVEEIPATLLETAKIARAALIEAVADSDDEIMNLYLEGQEPTVAQLKAGIRKATIAMNIFPVLCGSSFKNKGVQTLLDAVVDYLPSPLDIPPMIGHNPDNMEEEIVRKPDDSEPLSALGFKIMTDPFVGQLIFIRVYSGVLKTGDSVLNPRTGKTERIGRLLKMHANKREEITEVLAGDICAAVGLKNLITGDTICTDKSPVVLESIDFPKPVIEVAVEPKTKADQEKMGMALAKLAQEDPTFNVRTDVDSGQTIIAGMGELHLEIIVDRMMREYKVEANVGKPQVNYRETIRGNAEAEGKYIRQTGGSGNYGHAKIRIEPNEPGKGYEFTNDTKGGTVPKEYIKPIDQGIQEAMQGGILAGYEMVDIKVSLYDGSYHDVDSNEMAFKIAGSMAFKEAARKAKPVLLEPVMAVEVTVPEDYMGTIIGDLNSRRGRIEGMEMVGNTQAIRASVPLSTMFGYATHMRGATQGRANYSMQFKQYEEAPRSVSEEIIAKVQGKEVK from the coding sequence GTGGCACGCACTATACCTCTCAATCGTTGCCGGAATATCGGGATCATGGCGCACATCGACGCCGGTAAGACAACGACGACCGAGCGCATCCTCTTCTATACGGGCATCACGCACCGTATCGGAGAGGTGCACGAGGGAACTGCAACCATGGACTGGATGGAGCAGGAGCAGGAGCGCGGAATTACGATTACGTCGGCCGCGACGACCTGCACCTGGAAGGACATCCGGATCAACATCATCGACACGCCGGGCCACGTGGACTTCACCGCTGAAGTCGAGCGTTCGCTGCGCGTGCTCGACGGTGCGGTTGCCTGCTTCGATGCGGTTGCCGGTGTGCAGCCCCAGTCTGAGACCGTGTGGCGTCAGGCTGACAAGTACAAGGTGCCTCGGGTCTGCTTCATTAACAAGATGGACAAGGCCGGTGCCGATGCGGTGTATGCGACTTCGACAATTGTGGATCGTCTGGGCGCGCGTGCGGTGCCGATCAACATTCAGATCGGCGCCGAGGCGAAGTTTGCCGGTGTGGTCGACCTGGTCATCATGAAGGCGATCCTGTGGCACGACGAGACGATGGGCGCGGAGTACTCGGTGGAAGAGATTCCGGCGACCCTGCTCGAGACGGCCAAGATCGCTCGCGCAGCTCTGATCGAGGCGGTTGCGGACTCGGATGACGAGATCATGAACCTGTACCTCGAGGGTCAGGAGCCGACGGTTGCACAGCTCAAGGCTGGCATCCGCAAGGCCACCATCGCGATGAACATCTTCCCGGTGCTCTGCGGCTCGTCGTTCAAGAATAAGGGCGTGCAGACGCTGCTCGATGCGGTGGTGGACTACCTGCCCAGCCCGCTGGATATTCCTCCCATGATCGGGCACAACCCCGACAATATGGAAGAGGAGATCGTCCGCAAGCCGGATGATAGCGAGCCTCTGTCGGCGCTCGGATTCAAGATCATGACTGACCCGTTCGTTGGCCAGTTGATCTTCATCCGTGTGTACTCGGGCGTGCTGAAGACGGGCGATTCGGTTCTGAACCCGCGTACCGGTAAGACCGAGCGTATCGGCCGCCTGCTGAAGATGCACGCGAACAAGCGTGAAGAGATTACCGAGGTTCTGGCGGGCGATATCTGCGCCGCCGTTGGACTGAAGAACCTCATCACGGGCGACACGATCTGCACCGACAAGTCGCCGGTTGTGCTCGAGTCGATCGACTTCCCGAAGCCGGTTATCGAGGTTGCGGTGGAGCCGAAGACCAAGGCCGACCAGGAGAAGATGGGTATGGCGCTGGCCAAGCTGGCGCAGGAAGATCCCACCTTCAACGTGCGTACGGACGTTGATTCGGGCCAGACGATCATCGCCGGAATGGGCGAGCTGCACCTTGAGATCATCGTCGACCGCATGATGCGCGAGTACAAGGTCGAGGCCAATGTTGGTAAGCCGCAGGTGAACTACCGCGAGACGATTCGTGGCAATGCGGAGGCTGAGGGCAAGTACATCCGGCAGACGGGTGGTTCGGGTAACTACGGCCACGCGAAGATCCGGATTGAGCCGAACGAGCCGGGCAAGGGCTACGAGTTCACCAACGACACCAAGGGCGGTACGGTGCCGAAGGAGTACATCAAGCCGATCGACCAGGGTATCCAGGAGGCCATGCAGGGCGGAATTCTGGCCGGGTACGAGATGGTCGATATCAAGGTGTCGCTGTACGACGGCAGCTACCACGACGTGGACTCGAACGAAATGGCGTTCAAGATCGCCGGTTCGATGGCGTTCAAGGAAGCCGCGCGCAAGGCGAAGCCTGTGCTGCTCGAGCCGGTGATGGCGGTCGAGGTGACGGTGCCCGAGGATTATATGGGTACGATCATCGGAGACCTGAACAGCCGTCGCGGACGCATTGAAGGTATGGAGATGGTGGGCAACACGCAGGCGATTCGCGCCAGTGTGCCGCTGTCGACGATGTTCGGATACGCCACGCACATGCGCGGAGCCACGCAGGGCCGTGCCAACTACAGCATGCAGTTCAAGCAGTATGAAGAAGCGCCGCGGTCGGTGTCCGAAGAGATTATCGCCAAGGTTCAGGGTAAGGAAGTCAAGTAA
- the rplD gene encoding 50S ribosomal protein L4, which yields MANINVVNLGGTKVGEFELLDEVFSAEINDALLWEAVKHYRASLRQGTAATKTRKNVSGAGKKLWKQKGTGRARVGSIRTPLWRGGGTVHGPQPRSYEYQFPKKKLMGALRSAISAKIADGKFTIVDTFELAEGKTKLYRQALNKLEAGKTTLLVESSRRLEEKLYLGSRNLQGVELVLSSEVHPYDLLRYEHAIFSKDAMEAIQETLKKAVSKRQHAAHAAEATKEVA from the coding sequence ATGGCAAACATCAATGTAGTGAATCTCGGTGGGACCAAGGTCGGGGAGTTCGAACTCCTCGATGAGGTCTTCTCCGCGGAGATCAACGACGCGCTCCTCTGGGAGGCGGTCAAGCACTACCGCGCTTCGCTGCGCCAGGGTACGGCCGCGACGAAGACGCGTAAGAACGTCTCGGGCGCAGGCAAGAAGCTCTGGAAGCAGAAGGGCACGGGCCGCGCGCGCGTCGGCTCGATCCGCACCCCGCTCTGGCGTGGAGGCGGTACGGTCCACGGACCTCAGCCCCGCAGCTACGAGTACCAGTTCCCCAAGAAGAAGCTGATGGGCGCGCTGCGTTCGGCTATCTCGGCGAAGATCGCCGATGGCAAGTTCACGATCGTCGACACGTTCGAGCTGGCTGAGGGTAAGACCAAGCTCTACCGTCAGGCGCTCAATAAGCTCGAGGCCGGTAAGACCACTCTGCTGGTCGAGTCGAGCCGCAGGCTCGAAGAGAAGCTGTATCTCGGATCCCGCAACCTGCAGGGCGTCGAGCTGGTCCTCTCCTCTGAGGTTCACCCCTACGACCTGCTCCGCTACGAGCACGCCATCTTCTCGAAGGACGCGATGGAAGCGATCCAGGAGACGCTGAAGAAGGCTGTTTCGAAGCGTCAGCACGCGGCACACGCTGCTGAAGCGACCAAGGAGGTTGCATAA
- the rplV gene encoding 50S ribosomal protein L22, with product MAKQAVAKVREFRAEAKFQRTSPQKAKLVLDTIKGLRVEAAINTIHFSTKRMAPVIEKVLRSAIQNASYVSQEQGLDVDVDNLYVRTAVANEGPRMKRIRPAPMGRAFRYQRRLCHIIVTVAEKGKAAEAVVPIEAAPVKAAGKPKKAAAATTKAPAAKKPAAKKATAKKTAAAK from the coding sequence ATGGCGAAGCAAGCAGTAGCAAAAGTTCGAGAGTTCCGCGCTGAGGCCAAGTTTCAGCGCACCAGTCCGCAGAAGGCGAAGCTGGTCCTTGACACGATCAAGGGTCTGCGCGTCGAGGCTGCGATCAACACGATTCACTTCAGCACCAAGCGTATGGCTCCGGTGATTGAGAAGGTTCTGCGCTCGGCGATTCAGAACGCTTCTTACGTCTCGCAGGAGCAGGGCCTGGATGTCGATGTGGACAACCTGTACGTGCGTACGGCAGTGGCGAACGAAGGCCCGCGCATGAAGCGGATTCGCCCTGCGCCGATGGGCCGGGCGTTCCGGTACCAGCGCCGCCTGTGCCACATCATCGTGACGGTGGCGGAGAAGGGCAAGGCCGCTGAGGCTGTCGTCCCGATCGAAGCCGCGCCGGTGAAGGCCGCGGGCAAGCCGAAGAAGGCTGCTGCCGCGACCACCAAGGCTCCCGCAGCTAAGAAGCCGGCCGCAAAGAAGGCCACCGCCAAGAAGACGGCAGCCGCCAAGTAA
- the rpsS gene encoding 30S ribosomal protein S19 codes for MSRSAKKGPFIDGHLMDKVTAMNQTNDKKVVRTWSRRSTIFPDFVGHTIAVHNGRKFIPVYVTENMVGHKLGEFSATRTFKGHSAKTESSAKPR; via the coding sequence ATGTCACGTTCCGCAAAGAAAGGCCCCTTCATCGACGGCCACCTGATGGATAAGGTCACGGCCATGAACCAGACGAACGACAAGAAGGTCGTTCGCACCTGGTCTCGCCGCTCGACCATCTTCCCCGACTTCGTCGGCCACACGATCGCCGTGCACAACGGCCGCAAGTTCATTCCGGTGTATGTGACCGAGAACATGGTCGGCCACAAGCTCGGTGAGTTCTCGGCGACCCGCACGTTCAAGGGCCACTCCGCCAAGACCGAAAGCTCTGCGAAGCCCCGCTAA
- the rpsJ gene encoding 30S ribosomal protein S10 — MAGQRIRIRLKAYDYRVLDTSTGEIVETAKRTGAQVAGPIPLPTMKNKYCVLRSPHVDKKSREAFEIRTHKRLIDILEPTQQTVDALMKLDLPAGVDVEIKTVQK, encoded by the coding sequence ATGGCTGGACAGAGAATTCGAATCCGTTTGAAGGCGTATGACTACCGCGTCCTCGACACATCCACCGGCGAGATCGTCGAGACCGCCAAGCGTACCGGAGCCCAGGTTGCCGGTCCGATTCCGCTGCCGACGATGAAGAACAAGTACTGCGTTCTGCGCTCGCCCCACGTCGACAAGAAGTCGCGCGAGGCCTTCGAGATCCGCACGCACAAGCGTCTGATCGACATCCTTGAGCCGACCCAGCAGACCGTGGACGCGCTGATGAAGCTCGATCTGCCCGCGGGTGTTGACGTTGAGATCAAGACTGTACAGAAGTAG
- the rplF gene encoding 50S ribosomal protein L6 produces MSRIGKKPIAIPAGVKYTQQGNTLMVEGPKGKVTALIATGITLVENNGQIVVERQNDSLAGFHGLTRALVYNAITGVTTGWTKDLDIVGIGYRAEMKGKDMVVFTLGYSHPIEFPLPTGIEVTIDPKQTHLTVSGIDRQKVGQVAADMRSLRKPDPYKNKGVRYTGEKLKKKVGKTGAK; encoded by the coding sequence ATGTCACGTATTGGAAAGAAGCCGATCGCAATTCCCGCAGGCGTGAAGTACACGCAGCAGGGCAACACCCTGATGGTCGAAGGCCCCAAGGGTAAGGTAACGGCGCTGATCGCAACCGGCATCACCCTGGTCGAGAACAACGGTCAGATCGTGGTGGAGCGGCAGAACGACTCGCTGGCCGGTTTTCACGGCCTGACCCGCGCCCTGGTCTACAACGCCATCACCGGTGTGACGACGGGCTGGACCAAGGATCTCGACATCGTCGGTATCGGATACCGCGCCGAGATGAAGGGCAAGGACATGGTCGTGTTCACGCTCGGCTACTCGCACCCGATCGAGTTCCCGCTGCCCACCGGCATCGAGGTCACGATCGACCCGAAGCAGACGCACCTGACCGTCTCCGGCATCGACCGGCAGAAGGTTGGCCAGGTGGCCGCCGATATGCGCTCGCTGCGTAAGCCCGATCCGTACAAGAACAAGGGCGTTCGCTACACCGGCGAGAAGCTGAAGAAGAAGGTCGGAAAGACCGGCGCTAAGTAA
- the rplC gene encoding 50S ribosomal protein L3 — MSVVGILGKKIGMTQIFDERGDVHPITVIKAGPCVITQLKTLAKDGYEAAQIGYVDFIKASKVTKAMNGHFAKANVPPVKVIKEVAIEKVSGEEEGVKAGDRVLVDIFEDERFVDIIGTSKGRGFAGVIRRHGFGGGPKSHGHMFQVQGSIGASSFPSRVFPGQRMPGHMGAAQITVRNLRIRGIDVEENLILVEGAVPGHRDGFVLVSKAKNPPRERRGFAGAATKDALKASKKAAPSKKK; from the coding sequence ATGTCAGTAGTTGGGATTCTCGGTAAGAAAATCGGCATGACCCAGATCTTCGATGAGCGCGGTGATGTTCACCCGATCACCGTCATCAAGGCTGGCCCTTGTGTTATCACGCAGCTGAAGACGCTGGCGAAGGACGGCTATGAGGCCGCCCAGATCGGCTACGTCGACTTCATCAAGGCGTCGAAGGTCACCAAGGCGATGAACGGTCACTTCGCGAAGGCGAACGTTCCCCCGGTCAAGGTCATCAAGGAAGTTGCCATCGAGAAGGTGAGCGGCGAGGAAGAGGGCGTCAAGGCTGGCGATCGCGTGCTGGTCGACATCTTCGAGGATGAGCGTTTTGTCGATATCATCGGCACCTCGAAGGGACGCGGCTTTGCCGGCGTCATTCGTCGCCACGGCTTCGGCGGCGGCCCCAAGTCGCACGGTCACATGTTCCAGGTGCAGGGTTCGATCGGCGCTTCGTCGTTCCCCTCGCGTGTATTCCCTGGTCAGCGTATGCCTGGTCACATGGGCGCGGCGCAGATCACGGTGCGCAACCTGCGGATTCGCGGAATTGATGTGGAAGAGAACCTCATCCTGGTCGAGGGCGCTGTGCCCGGACACCGCGATGGCTTCGTTCTGGTTTCGAAGGCAAAGAACCCGCCGCGTGAGCGTCGTGGATTTGCCGGTGCCGCTACGAAGGACGCTCTGAAGGCTTCGAAGAAGGCTGCTCCCAGCAAGAAGAAGTAA